DNA from Danio aesculapii chromosome 10, fDanAes4.1, whole genome shotgun sequence:
gcaggatagggtaattaggcaagttattgtgtaatgttattgtatggtttgttctgtagactaatgaaataaaatactttacaataaataacaatattaaaggggctaatacatttgacctgaaaatgttttttttttaattaataactgtttttttgtagccgaaactaaaacaaacaagactttctccagaagaaaaaatattattagacatactgtgaaaatttccttgctcagataaacatcatttggaaaatattaaaaaatgtaaaaaattgttaaaataataattctgacttcaactatacatatatatatatatatatatatatatatatatatatatatatatatatatatatatatatatatatatatatatatatatatatatatatatatatacacacacacactttttcaaatagaaagtgctgtttaatgaagaTTTAAAAGAGAATacttttaagaactttttttaagacaatttttttttgtctaagcCATGAGGACTGTAGATAAttttcattcatctattcattttcttttcggcttagtccctttattaatctggggtcgctacagcggaatgaaccgccaacttatccagcatatgttttatgcagcagatgcccttccagccacaacccatctctgggaaacatccatacacactcattcacacacacatacactatggacaatttagacaacccaattcacctgtaccgcatgtctttggactgtgagggaaaccggagcacccggaggaaacccacgcgaacgcagggagaacatgcaaactccacacagaaacgccaactgacccagccgaggctcgaaccagcggccttcttgctgtgaggcgacagcactacctacagtgccactgcgtcgcccgacTGTAGATAATATTTTACTCGTTATtatggctctgttaaacatcatatgtgaaacatctgaaatatttacatactgtatatatgcaaTATTTTCTGATGACATTTTAATTACAGTTCTGCACTCTGTATTCTTCAATTCAAACTGAACCCTCAACACTGTTAaaacaatgctgggtttcacacaatcaatttgtgttgggacaacatgacagaattaaaggtgctgtatgtaagtttttgactcttctaaagtttaaaaataccataatatgtttgcagatatttaagaaacatgttaagtaaacattcttatttatttgaaaaacaattctgaagtcagatattctgattTGAAAATGTGCAATACGTGCCAGAaagactgtctttgttttggtcccttgaACCCGCCTAagattagccaattatatttgagCACCCCAagttgcctttgtggaaaactgagtatttcattcattcagtcagaaaggctttTAAAGTATGCATCCACAatcgaaatgcgacctccgatAGACAGTGGGAGACTCCAAAtgagattcagagttccacatgaggttgttattaattatcaaattatattaatactacgagcataaacattaggtaagcaggttgcattgtaaccctgtgtcttaACAACATGTGATGACATTTGCAGTGATAattaatttggctgtttgcaccagacgaaacacgacagaaatttaaatacagccattcagaagcacagaatactgCACTCACTGCACCCCAACGAAATGGTAagctttataatctaattaatacgtCTTATTATactattaaacctctttaacattattaaatgtacatgctgaatcactgatatgtgttggcttgcactgagtcacagttttaaagttcaatttcaaacgctttattttattttcaaggtctgaggtgaactatctgctgctgctttcagtagtatgacaatcATGTAAaaaggcattcaaactcacattattagcgtttaaccctgaataaagcacatgaggtctacctaatcagtttatcctgttgttcagctgcaagaaacagaagctgtttctaaaatatatatttcaggtgttggttaaaacttcttttaatacaaaaaaatcctTCTATcctgtgccattgcttttatttagaacacgctttaaatcagcctttaggctcgatagttaggcacactgctgttggtgtcatcaGTCTGGgaacctgcgcttgtgtgtgttttcaaccaggcgtgcaatacctagttcaaccactagatGTGAAACTTACATACGGCATCTTTAAGTTAACTtataaattttttacaaatttaagtggattgaacattaaacaattaagttgtcccccaaaaaactcaagaattgtgttgttgcagctcattttaaagaagtagtttaattcaatttagttcaaattccaaacgtcattttttgagtcTAAATTATTGAACTCACCCTCGCACAGCGTGGATTAGGCGGAGTGAAGGGTAGGCTGTGCGCACTTTCAGCTTGTGTTTAAGGATGAGCTCATTGACCGTGTCCACATGCTTCATGCCACCCTTCACCATGAAGGCAGGAATCCAGAGCACACTGTCATTCAGCTGCCGCAAGCGCTGGATGAGATTCTCCTGCTGGGTTTCCTCCTGCAGACCCCCGTACAGCCGCTGGATTACAGACGGGTTCATCGTTGTGAAGTCTGACCGCAAACCCACATCATCTTCAAAACCCTCCAGAGGAGCCAGGTTACATCTGCTCACCAATCAAAGAAAGGGTAAATGTCAAAACGATGATACGTCTCTTGTTAAATGGGACGTATTaagcaaaaattacttttataaggggtttaaacacagtgtgGCAACATTGTGTGAATACAGCCAGCTTTCTAATAgtaaaaatcaattaattaaattttttataatcacacttcacaaaaacagtttgcagaaacactttgattaacattCTCCTTTGTACATCATTAGGACAATCTCATTAGGATAGACcacactgaggccccgtttacactaatacattttagttttaaagcacataagttttgctacagttacggcatccgtccacactacaccggaGTTTCCGACCGCCGAAAATGGAGCTGTTTGAAAACACAGAAGAGGCCGTTTTCGTTTTAAACGTTGCTGCTCCGTGTTAGTGTGGATGAGGAAAAacgaagacatctgaaaacagaggtgtGGCTGCAGACAGTCTTATTGGGGctctttcctcaatattaagtaaccAATACAacgttcagtcttgcatcctctccttgtaagttcagacttcgcaagtttgatatggaaaacaaactcccgaggacacattgggtaaatcttcaaagggaacagtgtactttataacctcattcacatcatcctggctacgttgtttcactttcttaacaataaaattaaaacgtgtttttaattttgatattaacttacacacagcagaaatgttgaggcgtcgtgtagctacatatttatatgaccgtcatcttcactgcatgcaaatttataacaaaactgagcctataacattactgcctcctttcgttttcattgaaaaatacataccctttttttttaattcaataatggccattataaaagtataatgtacaataagtttatacactaTAGTAAATAactgcaagcaatcagtcaaatgtgcagcatcagtgtacgtggttacataaatcaatatatttcaagcgagaatattcattcattcattcattttctttacggcttaatccctttattaatctggggtcaccacagcagaataaaccaccaacttatccagcacgtttttacgcagcggatgcccttccagccgcaacccatctctgggaaacatccacacaaactcattcaaactcataaactacggacaatttagacaacccaattcacctgtaccgcatgtctttggactgtaggggaaaccagagcacccggaggaaacccacccgaacacagagagtacatgcaaactccacacagaaacgccaactgacccagcccaggctcgaactagcgatcttcttgctgtgaggcaacagcactacctactgcgccactgcgtcgtccaagtgagaatatagttattttaaagtcaaatcggcagtttatgtataaggatagtgcgtctttaaaaatgttggaagctcTGGGCGGTCAGCAGcaaagccaccgtgccgcccttgtgtgttttttctctttattttttactaaaattgtttgtattcattgtatatttacattcctcttgtagtgtttttattatttgtgtgcaCCCCGAGTCTGAGATTAACATAATTTCAATTGTCTGTATGTCtgtacaataaagctgactttgactttactttggataaaaaaaatgtcaaatttcctGACTTTCAACGTCTGGactaaacatttctaaaaatttcatgatattccagaaactATTTGACTCGTGGGAACCCtgctctttgtttgtttgtttgtttgtttgtttgttcgtttcttGTAATACAGAAAAGAGAAGAAGTGGTTGAGCGCAATCTTGAGTCATGAAACTTTGGTTTTAGCATAAACACAAGTGCAGCTTTAAACTGTTTTGGTGCTAAAGGGTTTGCGCTTTCTGTGGTTGATGTTCAGATTCAGGTCCTCATTCTCCCAAATTTCATAACCTTCAGCAAAACTCAAAAGATTCAGCAGAATGTACAAGGCATGTACAGTACAAAGCATCTAAATCCCTCAGAGCTATCatcaaatcgtcaccttggaattataaggtatctgcattctgaatgattttgagataattgagcttcaaagtttttgcattccatatagcaaacagtatgtgtgtaacatttgtttttttaaatcaaaagtcTTAAAAtctaaacaacttataaaaaacatcccataatgtaaataagtttgacaaaaatgtcagatagaaccttataattctaaggtgatgaaatAGCATACAAGCTAAGGGAGGCACATTACCGTATAACGAAACTATGGTTGTCAATCTCCTTTCCACATCCGCTCTTCAGGAGAATGCCTGAATTTCCCACCACTGCACATGTCTTGAATGTCTTGTTCTTCAGAGGAGAGACTTCAGGAAGTAAACTGTGGAGAGTTTGAGATACGCTGAATGTCCTGCGTCTGTCCAGAACGTAGCGGATGGTGTCGCCCGGCTTAAAACTGCTCTTGATAACCGACACGTCTCTCTCTGCATCCAAGTAGCGGAGTACGTCTTTCCTGTCCAtgtgaaagatgtaaaaaaaggaATCAATTACAGGCTAATACTGACACTTCACATTAGTTTACAAAGCTACCAGCATGCCAATGCTAACCGAAACAATGTCAAAAAgatgtttctttctttttgtcaTCATTACAAAATCTCTCCAGATCTAGAACAGACTTTGGTCCAGTTCGATGTTCTCCAGGATTTCGTTTTACTTGGTTTCTGGAATTGTTCTACACTGGACTTGAACCCCGGTCTGCTCCTCTCCACATACCAAGTCAGACACTGTTTATgctgagctactgagcaaaccagTCTCACTGAAAAAGCCTTTCATATGAAGATAAGTACCATCCCGTAGCGTTTGTTTACACAGAAAATGAGCCATATGTAGCCCTAGGCACATTTTTCCCAATTAAGCCAGTGTTGCCTTTATTTATAGTTCCGGTTACTCACCTTATTATAGACACAAGGGTGGCATTAATCTTCCATCCTACTCCCAAGTCAAGATCATTCAAGACATTGCCGAAAGGTTTCTCAGAGCCATTGGCCATCAGTCTGGTAGTACTTGGCTCCAAGTTCCTGTTGAAATGAAAGGCAGTT
Protein-coding regions in this window:
- the st8sia4 gene encoding CMP-N-acetylneuraminate-poly-alpha-2,8-sialyltransferase, with protein sequence MRLTRKHWTVCAISVLLILFYKTTDIGRNEVHQKTSLTWNLEPSTTRLMANGSEKPFGNVLNDLDLGVGWKINATLVSIIRKDVLRYLDAERDVSVIKSSFKPGDTIRYVLDRRRTFSVSQTLHSLLPEVSPLKNKTFKTCAVVGNSGILLKSGCGKEIDNHSFVIRCNLAPLEGFEDDVGLRSDFTTMNPSVIQRLYGGLQEETQQENLIQRLRQLNDSVLWIPAFMVKGGMKHVDTVNELILKHKLKVRTAYPSLRLIHAVRGFWITNKINIKRPTTGLLMYTMATRFCDEIYLYGFWPFPKDASGNPVKYHYFDGLKYRYFSKAGPHRMPLEFKTLQRLHSKGALKLTTSKCTST